The Prunus persica cultivar Lovell chromosome G8, Prunus_persica_NCBIv2, whole genome shotgun sequence genome includes a region encoding these proteins:
- the LOC18767784 gene encoding disease resistance protein RPM1, whose translation MAETAVIIVIDKLVSLLTEEGNLLRGIHDEVTSIKDLLESMTSFLKDADEKAERANSSSGVKTWVKQTREMASHIEDVIDEYMHHVARNRDKHGLNGFLHKTTHIVGGLFTRHEISLKIQRIKKRILEIMKTSVAYGFNSTQKIPFSSSRRDNMSFDQRMTSLYIEEVELIGIQTLRDKLIGWSIGGEVASRRSVSSVVGMGGLGKTTLAKKVFDNSRFTEWFDWRAWITVSQSYKNEDILRNMITEFHRTRNESVLEGIETMDLRLLIHTLRGYLKEKRYAVVFDDVWSTNLWGCVKLALPDDNNGSRIIITTRKGEVAASCREAFSDQVYDLEPLSPDKAWELFCKKTFRDSSGYCPPELKKFATTIVSRCGGLPLAIVAISGLLSTRGGDVPQWRKLHDSLGSELESNPHLTDVAKILSFSYHDLPHRLKTCFLYFGTYPENCPMRCSTLIRQWIAEGFIQEQRGKTLEEVAEEYLAELIQRSLVQVSYVNERGVRRECQVHDVMREAVILLKTRDMSFSQFLEEDSRFNENSRHLSVDSNAYNIFGSIGSSRAHSLCFFNGIGGPQNPLMSCRNLYKRFKLLRVLDFEESLLDHLPEEVGYMYHLKYLSLRNTRVKILPKSIGKLANLETLDLKQSLVHEIPYAINKLPKLRNLLAYNLHNNKQLGRTTKRAVVIHEGIEHWRNLQKLYTVEATDSLVKEIGNLKQLRRLGIQKLARKQGKDLCASIGKMSHLQSLEVVAINGDEIINLQSISPPPQRLQTLILIGRLKKLPDWIAGSSFLTRLELSWSRLAGDPNTLKVLQGLPNLVQLLIYDAFSCEELHFEEGFPKLKELSLIKLNSLKFMRIHNGALPLLESLIIGPSPQLQQVPSGIRNLKNLKYLDFLDMPSHFIDGIQVQETEHRVGPKVIVVKTEGERVMTTKIIDSAVFM comes from the coding sequence ATGGCCGAGACTGCAGTGATCATTGTCATTGACAAGTTGGTTTCATTGTTAACGGAAGAAGGGAATTTGCTGAGAGGTATTCATGACGAGGTTACAAGCATAAAAGATCTTCTAGAGAGCATGACGTCTTTCCTAAAGGATGCAGATGAAAAAGCAGAAAGGGCAAACAGCAGTAGCGGCGTGAAAACTTGGGTGAAGCAAACAAGAGAGATGGCTAGTCATATAGAAGATGTCATTGATGAATACATGCATCACGTAGCACGCAATCGTGATAAACACGGATTGAATGGTTTTCTTCATAAAACAACTCACATTGTGGGAGGGCTATTTACACGCCATGAGATATCCTTGAAGATTCAACGTATCAAAAAACGCATTCTCGAAATTATGAAAACAAGTGTAGCATATGGCTTCAAttcaacacaaaaaattccatttagctcttcaagaagagacAACATGTCATTTGACCAACGAATGACTTCCCTTTACATAGAGGAAGTTGAACTCATTGGTATTCAAACTTTGAGAGATAAATTAATAGGTTGGTCGATTGGAGGAGAGGTAGCATCTAGACGCTCGGTCAGTTCAGTGGTTGGAATGGGCGGTCTGGGAAAAACCACTCTCGCCAAGAAAGTCTTTGACAACTCAAGGTTCACAGAATGGTTTGATTGGCGTGCTTGGATCACAGTGTCACAGTCATACAAGAACGAAGACATACTAAGAAACATGATCACAGAATTCCACAGGACAAGGAATGAGTCTGTTCTAGAGGGAATTGAAACAATGGATTTGAGATTGTTGATTCACACCCTACGAGGATATCTCAAGGAAAAGAGGTATGCAGTTGTCTTTGATGATGTTTGGAGTACAAACTTGTGGGGGTGTGTAAAGCTTGCATTACCCGATGACAACAATGGTAGCAGAATAATTATCACAACACGCAAGGGTGAGGTTGCTGCTTCTTGCAGAGAAGCTTTTTCTGATCAAGTGTACGACCTTGAGCCATTATCTCCAGATAAGGCATGGGAACTCTTCTGCAAGAAGACATTCCGAGATTCAAGTGGATATTGCCCACCAGAGTTGAAGAAATTTGCAACTACAATAGTGAGCAGATGTGGAGGATTGCCTCTTGCAATTGTGGCTATAAGTGGACTTTTATCTACCAGAGGTGGGGATGTGCCTCAATGGAGAAAATTACATGATAGTCTTGGCTCTGAGCTGGAGTCTAATCCTCATTTAACAGATGTTGCaaaaattctttcttttagctATCATGATTTACCTCATCGACTTAAAACTTGCTTCTTATACTTTGGGACATATCCAGAAAATTGCCCCATGAGATGTTCTACACTAATTCGGCAATGGATCGCTGAAGGGTTTATACAAGAGCAGAGAGGCAAAACATTGGAAGAGGTTGCAGAAGAATACTTGGCTGAGCTTATTCAAAGAAGCCTAGTACAAGTGTCATATGTTAATGAAAGAGGGGTGCGTAGAGAATGTCAAGTCCATGATGTGATGCGTGAGGCCGTGATCCTTTTAAAGACTCGAGATATGAGCTTCTCACAATTTTTAGAAGAAGATTCAAGATTCAATGAAAATTCCAGGCACCTATCTGTTGATAGCAATgcatataatatttttggtagCATTGGAAGCTCTCGTGCCCATTCCTTGTGTTTTTTCAATGGCATAGGTGGGCCACAAAATCCTTTGATGAGTTGTAGAAACTTGTACAAAAGATTCAAGTTGTTGAGAGTACTAGACTTTGAAGAGAGTCTGCTTGACCATCTCCCTGAGGAAGTTGGATACATGTATCACTTGAAGTATTTGAGCTTGAGGAATACACGAGTGAAGATCCTTCCGAAATCCATTGGGAAGCTCGCGAACTTGGAGACTCTAGATTTGAAGCAATCCCTAGTGCATGAGATACCATATGCAATCAATAAGCTTCCAAAGCTTAGAAATCTTTTAGCATACAATCTGCACAACAACAAACAGCTGGGTCGGACTACAAAACGAGCTGTGGTGATTCATGAGGGAATCGAGCATTGGAGAAACTTGCAAAAACTGTATACTGTGGAGGCAACAGATAGCCTAGTTAAAGAAATAGGGAATTTGAAGCAGTTAAGAAGGTTGGGCATTCAAAAACTGGCTAGAAAACAGGGGAAAGATCTATGCGCCTCCATTGGAAAGATGTCTCACTTGCAATCATTGGAAGTTGTAGCCATAAATGGtgatgaaattattaatttacagTCCATCTCACCTCCACCTCAACGTCTTCAAACTCTAATTTTGATAGGGCGTCTAAAAAAGCTGCCTGATTGGATTGCAGGATCTAGTTTTTTAACTCGATTAGAATTATCTTGGTCGAGACTAGCAGGGGATCCCAATACCTTAAAAGTCCTACAAGGTCTACCAAATTTAGTGCAACTTTTGATCTATGATGCGTTTAGTTGCGAGGAGTTGCATTTTGAAGAAGGATTTCCAAAATTGAAAGAGCTCAGTCTTATAAAGTTGAACAGTTTAAAGTTCATGAGAATTCACAATGGAGCATTGCCTCTTCTTGAAAGTTTGATAATTGGACCAAGTCCGCAACTGCAACAAGTGCCCTCTGGCATCCGTAACCTCAAAAATCTAAAATATCTGGACTTCTTGGATATGCCTTCGCATTTCATAGACGGGATTCAAGTTCAAGAAACAGAGCACCGTGTAGGTCCCAAAGTAATTGTTGTGAAGACGGAAGGTGAAAGAGTCATGACCACCAAAATAATAGATTCAGCAGTTTTCATGTAG
- the LOC109946255 gene encoding uncharacterized protein LOC109946255 → MTGEEQTSPKTNSKHSSTSDTNPSMDSSHPYFVSHSDHPGLMLVPIKLNGTNYPSWSKSMIHALIAKNKFGFVNGSIKPPSETEQPTKYALWNQCNSMILSWLAYSVEPDLAKSVVHAKTAHQVWQDFQDQFSQKNAPTIYQIQKSIASLSQGTMPVSEYYTKLKDLWDELETYQTLLICNQMKAHNEQKEEDRMMQFSYGP, encoded by the coding sequence ATGACGGGTGAAGAGCAGACATCACCAAAAACCAATTCCAAACATTCAAGCACCAGCGACACCAATCCCAGTATGGATTCATCACATCCATACTTTGTTTCTCATTCAGATCACCCCGGCCTCATGCTCGTTCCCATAAAATTGAACGGCACCAATTACCCATCTTGGAGCAAATCCATGATTCATGCTCTCATAGCCAAGAACAAATTTGGCTTTGTCAATGGATCCATTAAGCCTCCTTCAGAAACTGAACAGCCGACAAAATATGCTCTCTGGAATCAATGCAACAGTATGATTTTATCATGGTTAGCTTACTCGGTGGAGCCTGATCTAGCCAAATCAGTCGTTCATGCCAAGACCGCCCATCAAGTGTGGCAAGATTTCCAAGACCAATTCTCACAAAAGAATGCACCAACAATATATCAGATACAGAAGTCCATCGCCTCTCTCTCACAAGGCACCATGCCAGTCTCAGAATATTACACAAAACTCAAAGATCTTTGGGATGAATTAGAGACATATCAAACCTTGCTTATCTGTAACCAGATGAAGGCACATaatgaacaaaaagaagaagatcggATGATGCAGTTTTCTTATGGGCCTTAA
- the LOC18766213 gene encoding uncharacterized protein LOC18766213 has translation MAHFKMQVVVPILLLMLMAAAEAKTPPGIAKNPSNARCLIKKYKHCYNLVHVCPKFCPDKCTVECVSCKPICYGGTSPPPPVSPTPSPTPPTYYSPPPPQAKPTPPPSPPTPTPSTPSPTPPTTAPTLPTPSPSPSPPPPAPHYQSPPPTPSPPTPSPPTSSPPPSTPTPSPPTSSSPPPTPSTSPKKAKCKNKYYPQCYNIEHVCPSSCPGGCEVDCVTCKPVCKCDQPGAVCQDPRFIGGDGITFYFHGKKDRDFCLLSDPNLHINAHFIGRRNHNMKRDFTWVQSIAILFGKHQLFLGAQKTATWDDSTDRLALSFDGEPITLPESEGARWQSTSVPTVSLTRGGDTNNVMVEVEGSFRITAKVVPITEEDSRIHNYGITKDDTFAHLDLGFKFFSLSNQVSGVLGQTYRPDYVSRVNIGANMPVMGGDREFETSSLFATDCAIARFNNGSSVGSGSEANSLEGLELPSLSCASGMDGQGVVCKR, from the exons ATGGCTCATTTCAAAATGCAAGTTGTTGTTCCAATTCTCCTGCTGATGCTAATGGCAGCAGCAGAGGCAAAAACTCCTCCAGGGATTGCTAAGAATCCAAGCAATGCAAggtgtttgataaaaaaatacaagcatTGTTACAATCTTGTGCATgtgtgccccaagttttgccCTGATAAATGCACAGTGGAGTGTGTCTCTTGTAAGCCCATCTGTTATGGGGGCACAAGCCCTCCTCCACCTGTTTCTCCCACCCCTTCACCTACACCACCAACATATtattctcctcctcctcctcaagcTAAACCAActccaccaccatctccaCCAACCCCCACACCCTCAACTCCATCTCCAACACCACCAACTACAGCTCCAACACTTCCTACTCCCTCGCCTTCACCTTCCCCACCACCACCGGCACCACATTACCAATCACCTCCTCCTACTCCTTCACCTCCTACGCCGTCTCCACCtacttcttctcctcctccatcaACTCCTACACCATCTCCACCTACttcctcttctcctcctccaactccttcaacctcaccaaagAAGGCCAAGTGCAAGAACAAGTACTACCCCCAATGTTACAACATAGAACATGTATGCCCCAGTTCTTGCCCTGGTGGATGTGAGGTTGACTGTGTCACTTGCAAGCCAGTCTGCA AGTGTGATCAGCCAGGAGCAGTGTGTCAAGACCCCCGTTTCATAGGCGGCGATGGCATCACCTTTTACTTCCACGGCAAGAAAGACCGTGATTTCTGTCTCTTATCCGACCCCAACCTCCACATCAACGCTCACTTCATCGGCAGGCGCAACCACAACATGAAGAGGGACTTCACTTGGGTCCAGTCCATTGCCATCCTCTTTGGCAAACACCAGCTCTTCCTTGGTGCCCAAAAGACCGCCACGTGGGACGACTCCACTGACCGCCTTGCCCTCTCCTTTGATGGCGAGCCCATCACCCTTCCTGAATCCGAAGGCGCCAGGTGGCAATCCACAAGTGTTCCAACTGTATCCCTTACCAGGGGGGGTGACACCAACAATGTGATGGTTGAAGTTGAAGGGAGCTTTAGGATCACAGCCAAGGTTGTGCCCATAACTGAAGAAGACTCAAGGATTCACAACTATGGCATTACCAAAGATGACACATTTGCTCATCTTGATCTTGGGTTTAAGTTCTTCTCTTTGAGCAACCAAGTGAGTGGTGTGTTGGGTCAAACTTACAGGCCCGACTATGTGAGCCGGGTCAACATTGGAGCCAACATGCCGGTGATGGGAGGGGATAGGGAGTTTGAAACTTCCAGCCTTTTCGCCACGGATTGCGCCATTGCAAGGTTTAATAATGGTAGCAGTGTTGGCTCTGGAAGTGAAGCTAATTCTTTGGAGGGTTTGGAGTTGCCAAGCTTGAGCTGTGCAAGTGGAATGGATGGTCAAGGTGTTGTGTGCAAAAGATAG
- the LOC18766470 gene encoding uncharacterized protein LOC18766470: MLKTMNHHQPFLPSILLTLSCFFLASSSVYSSGGGVNTPKPVRREVYGNGRIFDITHRYTPDLPFYGSKNGIGHFLWLQLTMKNASLTNNSEFDLPVHTGTHVDAPGHVFDDYFDAGFDVDQLDLDVLNGPALVVDVPRDSNITAEVMKSLNIPKGTRRVLFKTLNTDRRLMHRKEFDSSFVGFTEDGAKWVVDNTDIKLVGTDYFSIATYDEAIPAHVAFLRGREIIPVEGLKLDDILPGNYSVHCLPLRLLGAEGAPTRCILIK; this comes from the exons ATGCTCAAAACCATGAACCACCACCAAccctttcttccttccattttGCTCACACTTTCTTGCTTCTTCCTCGCTTCCTCCTCCGTCTACAGTTCCGGGGGCGGCGTCAACACCCCAAAACCCGTACGGAGAGAAGTGTACGGCAATGGGAGAATCTTTGACATCACCCACAGGTACACACCGGACCTTCCTTTCTATGGTTCCAAGAATGGGATCGGCCACTTCCTGTGGCTACAGCTCACCATGAAGAATGCTTCTCTCACCAACAACTCTGAGTTCGACCTGCCTGTCCACACTGGAACCCATGTTGATGCGCCTGGCCATGTTTTTGATGACTATTTTGATGCAGGGTTTGATGTTGATCAGCTTGACCTGGATGTCCTCAATG GTCCTGCTCTTGTTGTTGATGTTCCCAGAGATAGCAACATAACTG CTGAAGTTATGAAGTCCCTAAATATTCCCAAGGGTACACGCCGTGTCCTTTTCAAGACACTGAATACTGACAG GCGGCTTATGCATCGAAAGGAATTCGACTCGAGCTTTGTGGGATTCACGGAGGATGGAGCAAAATGGGTTGTAGACAACACAGACATCAAACTTGTTG GAACTGATTACTTTTCCATTGCCACCTATGATGAAGCAATTCCAGCTCATGTTGCCTTTCTCAGAGGCAGG GAAATCATTCCTGTGGAAGGCCTAAAGCTTGACGACATCCTACCCGGAAACTATTCTGTGCATTGCTTGCCTCTAAGGTTGCTTGGTGCTGAAGGAGCACCAACAAGATGCATCCTCATCAAATGA